A window of the Roseburia sp. 831b genome harbors these coding sequences:
- a CDS encoding nucleotidyltransferase has translation MKITGIIAEYNPFHNGHAYQIEKIKKETDADYVIIAMSGDFVQRGAPAIVDKYARTKMTLANGADLVFELPTVLATASAELFAMGGVTLLDKTNCVSTLCFGAETADGELFSAIANLLVAEPDSYRTSLKAYIKDGLSFPVARSRAILDYATAHPDFFPRTSSGSTPFQDATESLEQSLFHQITDVCQKPNNILAIEYQKALSKRNSTMNCAILSREGSGYHDKKLSSMSSATAIRSAILSGQDFSHAMPESAYAILMETLSKHAPVCANDFSMLLRYLLLTHVKEGFQTYGDCSEFLSNRILKTADSFEDISSFCEQLKTKEITYTRISRILNHILLGITKEDYQRAASLDFIPYLRILGFRKESSALLSEIKKNADIPLISKPADAASLLSKDAYMLFEKDVFAASLYESVSAQKAHTKIRNEFRREIVLL, from the coding sequence ATGAAAATTACCGGAATCATCGCAGAATATAACCCTTTTCACAATGGGCATGCATACCAGATAGAGAAAATAAAAAAAGAAACCGATGCAGACTATGTTATCATTGCCATGAGCGGTGACTTTGTACAGCGTGGTGCTCCTGCCATCGTCGACAAATATGCGCGTACGAAAATGACGCTTGCAAATGGTGCCGACCTTGTGTTCGAGCTGCCGACCGTATTGGCAACTGCTTCCGCAGAACTTTTTGCAATGGGTGGCGTCACCCTCCTTGATAAAACAAACTGTGTCTCGACTCTTTGTTTTGGTGCTGAGACTGCCGATGGAGAACTTTTTTCTGCCATTGCGAATCTTCTTGTAGCAGAACCGGATTCCTACCGGACAAGCTTAAAAGCGTATATAAAAGACGGACTTTCTTTTCCGGTTGCAAGGAGCAGGGCTATCCTTGATTATGCAACAGCGCACCCTGACTTTTTTCCTAGAACTTCTTCTGGCAGTACACCGTTCCAGGATGCCACAGAATCCCTCGAACAAAGTCTTTTTCATCAGATTACAGACGTTTGCCAGAAACCAAATAACATCCTTGCGATTGAATATCAAAAGGCATTGTCAAAAAGGAACAGCACGATGAACTGTGCCATCCTTTCCAGAGAAGGAAGTGGTTATCACGACAAGAAACTTTCTTCAATGTCATCGGCAACTGCCATTCGAAGTGCCATCCTTTCCGGACAAGACTTTTCTCATGCGATGCCAGAATCTGCCTATGCAATTTTAATGGAAACACTCTCCAAGCACGCACCGGTCTGCGCCAACGATTTTTCCATGCTTTTGCGCTATCTTCTTTTGACTCATGTAAAAGAAGGCTTCCAGACGTATGGCGACTGCAGCGAATTTTTATCAAATCGTATTTTAAAAACAGCTGACTCCTTCGAGGATATCAGTTCTTTTTGTGAGCAGTTAAAAACAAAAGAGATTACCTATACCAGAATATCTCGTATCTTAAACCATATTCTTCTTGGTATTACAAAGGAGGACTACCAAAGAGCGGCAAGCCTTGACTTTATTCCGTATCTTCGCATTCTTGGTTTCCGCAAGGAATCCAGCGCACTATTGTCCGAAATCAAAAAAAATGCAGACATCCCATTGATTTCCAAACCGGCAGATGCTGCCAGTCTTTTATCGAAGGATGCCTACATGCTTTTTGAAAAAGATGTCTTTGCCGCCTCACTCTACGAATCTGTGTCCGCACAAAAGGCTCACACAAAGATTCGCAACGAGTTTCGACGTGAAATTGTTCTTTTGTAA
- a CDS encoding DUF6120 family protein: protein MKKKLTSKLKQYYRKIDSYIPKKYPHRKEIISSIHQDISSYLSEHPDADYEDILEHFGTPEEMTLSFAESLSSQEIMTTARKNKRHLIILLIIIIIGIGILSAMIYHVNWVAEHTIVEIEERTVIYPETTINEE, encoded by the coding sequence ATGAAAAAGAAATTGACATCAAAGCTTAAGCAGTATTATCGGAAAATCGACTCCTACATCCCGAAGAAATATCCACATCGGAAAGAAATTATTTCTTCTATCCACCAGGATATTTCTTCCTACCTCTCGGAACATCCTGATGCAGACTATGAGGATATTTTAGAACATTTTGGAACTCCTGAGGAAATGACCCTTTCTTTTGCGGAATCACTTTCTTCCCAAGAAATAATGACAACTGCACGAAAAAACAAAAGACATCTTATTATTCTTCTTATAATTATCATAATTGGCATTGGAATTCTTTCCGCAATGATTTACCACGTCAACTGGGTGGCAGAGCATACTATTGTTGAAATTGAAGAAAGAACAGTTATATACCCTGAAACCACCATCAACGAGGAGTAA
- a CDS encoding PadR family transcriptional regulator has translation MKTSSLVSNYKKATIEMLLLKLLSEQDMYGYQLSQQLKKRSNQYYTVLEGSMYPILYRLTDEKYISFYEKKVGVRQTRIYYHLEDAGRSYYNGLLQSYLDFSELIQFLLDSTEGDTYEKEIDIKA, from the coding sequence ATGAAAACATCTTCTTTAGTATCAAACTATAAGAAAGCAACAATTGAAATGTTATTGTTAAAGCTTTTATCCGAACAAGATATGTATGGCTATCAGCTTTCTCAACAATTGAAAAAACGTAGTAATCAGTATTACACCGTATTAGAGGGGTCCATGTATCCTATCCTGTATCGTCTGACAGATGAAAAATACATCTCCTTTTATGAGAAGAAGGTTGGAGTCCGTCAAACACGTATCTATTATCATCTTGAGGATGCCGGACGTTCCTACTATAATGGATTACTTCAGTCGTATCTTGATTTTTCTGAGTTAATTCAGTTTTTACTTGATTCTACAGAGGGAGACACTTATGAAAAAGAAATTGACATCAAAGCTTAA
- a CDS encoding DUF2712 domain-containing protein, with protein MKQKLLLALVTVILAGSLFGGAKQVYANNHRDREFSFSYYADGTDQSIRPREKMDNTASYMKNNASSTDLMVCVAGTNSISKYPGINPNRCSGVCLIPKGSYRYMSNNVYGRYKYAYLVMGADDKRTHTVSGKWSSDNISGRY; from the coding sequence ATGAAACAAAAATTATTATTAGCTTTAGTAACAGTGATATTAGCTGGAAGTCTATTTGGAGGAGCAAAGCAGGTTTATGCAAACAATCATAGAGATCGTGAATTTAGCTTTAGCTATTACGCTGATGGTACAGATCAGTCGATACGACCAAGAGAAAAAATGGATAATACGGCATCTTACATGAAAAATAATGCTTCAAGTACAGACCTTATGGTATGCGTTGCAGGTACTAATTCTATATCAAAGTACCCGGGAATAAATCCAAATCGTTGTTCAGGCGTTTGCCTGATACCAAAAGGAAGTTATCGTTATATGTCTAACAATGTGTATGGAAGATATAAATATGCGTATCTTGTAATGGGAGCGGATGATAAGAGAACGCATACGGTCAGCGGAAAGTGGAGTTCGGATAATATTAGTGGAAGATACTAA